A single window of Gossypium hirsutum isolate 1008001.06 chromosome A10, Gossypium_hirsutum_v2.1, whole genome shotgun sequence DNA harbors:
- the LOC107897808 gene encoding 21 kDa seed protein produces MKTTTVSVFLLFIIFSITPSSFLFGVANATNEPVLDIDGNEVQTGTPYYVVSSIWGAGGGGLSLGMPSRKKCPEVVAQRGSGDDGIPVIFSNSDSNDGVVRLSTDINIEFIPLRPRLCQTTTVWKVDDYDHSAGKWWVITDGVKGNPGANTLTSWFRIEKVNDLDYKFKYCPAVCGTCPALCNEIVRDSDGEMIRLALSTGHGWPFYFKKAKKLAREIQQVVHV; encoded by the coding sequence ATGAAAACCACAACAGTTTCGGTGTTTCTTCTTTTCATCATCTTCTCAATCACACCATCGTCCTTTTTGTTTGGTGTAGCCAACGCTACAAACGAACCTGTGCTCGACATTGATGGCAACGAGGTTCAAACAGGCACCCCATACTACGTTGTGTCGTCGATATGGGGTGCTGGTGGTGGGGGGCTTTCCCTAGGCATGCCTAGCAGAAAAAAATGCCCGGAAGTAGTTGCTCAAAGGGGATCCGGTGACGATGGTATTCCGGTGATATTTTCTAATTCGGACTCCAACGATGGCGTTGTTCGCCTATCCACTGACATAAACATAGAGTTCATTCCCCTTAGACCCAGACTTTGCCAAACAACAACAGTGTGGAAGGTCGATGATTACGACCATTCAGCTGGAAAATGGTGGGTGATAACCGATGGGGTTAAAGGGAACCCGGGTGCCAACACTTTGACCAGTTGGTTTAGAATAGAGAAGGTGAATGATCTTGATTACAAATTTAAGTACTGCCCCGCGGTGTGTGGAACATGCCCAGCTTTATGCAACGAAATTGTGAGAGACTCAGATGGAGAAATGATACGCTTGGCTCTCTCCACTGGCCATGGATGGCCATTTTACTTTAAGAAAGCAAAAAAATTAGCCAGGGAGATTCAACAAGTAGTTCATGTTTAG